A window of Chloracidobacterium sp. N contains these coding sequences:
- the gyrB gene encoding DNA topoisomerase (ATP-hydrolyzing) subunit B, whose translation MTTPKVQPEVQPAAAPPVMADRADEKYTADSISNLAGRDAVRLRPAMYIGSNGELGLHHLVYEVVDNSVDEALAGYCTHVDVFIHPDDSISVIDNGRGIPVDIKRDDPLQRSAVEIVMTELHAGAKFGENNSYKVSGGLHGVGVSCVNFLSEWLRVEVCRQGHVYEQEFERGIPVGPLQQTGVTTRRGTRVSFKPDPRIFTTTRYDFDTLAQRLREKAFLTRGLTITLTDERGAEERRHVFHYPGGIAEFVTHLNRNKTVLMPKPFYCEVTQGDLNVEVALQYNDGYDEKVFSFANNINTVDGGTHLSGFRTALTASINAYMAGEGLGKQLKENLTGEDVREGLVAIISVKLPQPQFEGQTKNKLNSDVKGIVDSLLREQLRTYFNEHPQVARAIVKKAVDAAQAREAARRARDISRKSALTHLTLPGKLADCAERDPARSELFIVEGDSAGGSAKQGRDRRTQAILPLKGKILNVEKARQDKVLEHKEIEALVQALGTGIGKSDFSVERLRYHKIILLCDADVDGAHIRTLLLTFFYRQMPELIERGHVFIAQPPLYKVKKGKSEQYLLDDQALNQYLLKRATELVQVTVEPTQQVLKGSKLVRFLDGLLEFQPLAAKLARRLGGDTRLMELVLQASAGESGYRSGRKWHALFETDTWLRSLAETLQSAGYAARLDRDEEHSLFRLVIQLQDAVSPERSVAVDWELATHAEFQKCAAIYAEWREAMTGPYRVSLGTTTTTVSGRNALSEQVFALARGDISIQRYKGLGEMNPEQLWETTLDAERRTLLQVRINDAVETENMFTVLMGDDAEPRRRFIKEHALDVKNLDV comes from the coding sequence ATGACGACACCCAAAGTTCAACCCGAAGTTCAACCCGCCGCCGCACCGCCGGTCATGGCGGACAGGGCGGATGAAAAATACACCGCAGATTCGATTTCAAACCTTGCCGGGCGGGATGCCGTTCGGCTTCGTCCGGCGATGTACATCGGCTCCAACGGCGAACTCGGACTCCACCACCTGGTTTATGAAGTGGTGGACAACTCCGTGGACGAAGCCTTGGCCGGGTACTGCACCCACGTGGATGTGTTCATTCATCCCGATGACTCCATCTCGGTCATTGACAACGGACGGGGAATTCCGGTGGACATCAAACGGGATGATCCCCTGCAGCGTTCGGCGGTCGAAATCGTCATGACGGAGTTGCATGCCGGCGCCAAGTTTGGGGAGAATAACAGCTACAAGGTGTCCGGCGGTCTGCATGGCGTCGGCGTGTCCTGTGTCAATTTCCTGTCGGAATGGCTGCGGGTTGAAGTCTGTCGTCAGGGACACGTCTATGAGCAGGAATTCGAGCGGGGCATCCCGGTGGGGCCCCTGCAGCAGACAGGCGTCACGACCCGGCGCGGCACGCGCGTCAGTTTCAAGCCTGATCCCCGGATTTTCACCACGACGCGCTATGACTTCGATACCCTGGCCCAGCGGTTGCGCGAGAAAGCCTTTCTGACCAGAGGACTGACCATCACCCTGACCGATGAGCGGGGGGCCGAAGAACGGCGGCATGTGTTTCACTATCCGGGCGGCATTGCCGAGTTCGTCACCCACCTCAACCGCAACAAGACGGTCCTGATGCCCAAGCCGTTTTACTGCGAAGTGACGCAGGGCGACCTGAACGTTGAGGTCGCGCTGCAATACAATGACGGCTACGATGAAAAGGTCTTCAGCTTTGCCAACAACATCAACACGGTGGATGGCGGCACGCACCTGTCGGGCTTTCGGACGGCGCTGACCGCGAGCATCAACGCCTACATGGCCGGCGAAGGCCTCGGCAAGCAGCTCAAGGAAAATCTCACGGGGGAAGACGTACGGGAAGGGCTGGTGGCCATCATCAGTGTGAAACTTCCCCAGCCGCAGTTCGAGGGGCAGACCAAAAACAAGCTCAACAGCGATGTGAAAGGCATCGTGGATTCCCTGCTGCGCGAGCAGCTCAGGACCTATTTCAACGAGCATCCTCAAGTTGCCCGGGCCATCGTCAAAAAAGCCGTTGATGCGGCGCAGGCCCGCGAAGCCGCCCGGCGCGCGCGCGACATCTCCCGCAAATCGGCGCTCACCCACCTCACCCTGCCGGGCAAGCTGGCCGATTGCGCCGAGCGTGATCCTGCCCGGTCGGAGCTTTTCATTGTCGAGGGGGACAGTGCCGGCGGCAGCGCCAAACAGGGACGTGACCGCCGGACACAGGCCATCCTGCCGCTCAAGGGCAAGATTCTCAATGTCGAAAAGGCCCGTCAGGACAAGGTGCTGGAGCACAAGGAAATCGAAGCCCTCGTCCAGGCGCTGGGCACCGGGATCGGCAAGAGCGACTTCTCGGTTGAACGGCTGCGCTACCACAAAATCATCCTGCTGTGTGACGCCGACGTGGACGGCGCCCACATCCGCACCCTGCTGCTGACCTTTTTCTATCGGCAGATGCCCGAACTCATCGAGCGCGGCCACGTCTTCATCGCCCAGCCGCCGCTCTACAAGGTCAAGAAAGGGAAATCGGAGCAGTACCTGCTCGATGATCAGGCGCTGAACCAGTATCTGCTCAAGCGCGCGACCGAACTGGTGCAGGTGACAGTCGAGCCGACCCAGCAGGTTCTCAAGGGAAGCAAGCTGGTGCGGTTTCTTGACGGATTGCTGGAATTTCAGCCCCTGGCTGCCAAACTGGCGCGGCGGCTCGGTGGCGACACCCGGCTGATGGAGCTGGTGCTGCAAGCCAGTGCCGGCGAAAGTGGCTATCGTTCAGGGCGCAAGTGGCATGCCCTCTTTGAGACCGATACCTGGTTGCGCAGTCTGGCCGAAACACTCCAGTCCGCCGGGTATGCGGCCCGTCTCGACCGTGACGAAGAGCACAGCCTGTTCCGCCTTGTCATCCAGCTTCAGGATGCGGTTTCACCGGAGCGAAGTGTGGCCGTGGACTGGGAGTTGGCAACGCACGCCGAGTTTCAGAAGTGTGCGGCCATCTATGCCGAGTGGCGCGAGGCCATGACGGGGCCCTACCGGGTGTCGCTCGGAACGACGACCACGACCGTGTCCGGGCGCAACGCGCTCAGCGAACAGGTATTCGCTCTGGCCAGAGGTGACATCTCCATTCAGCGTTACAAGGGACTGGGTGAGATGAACCCGGAGCAACTCTGGGAGACCACCCTCGATGCCGAAAGACGAACCCTGCTCCAGGTACGGATCAATGACGCCGTTGAGACCGAAAACATGTTCACCGTCCTGATGGGCGACGATGCCGAACCCCGCCGACGGTTCATCAAGGAACACGCGCTCGATGTGAAAAACCTCGACGTTTGA
- a CDS encoding RNA-guided endonuclease TnpB family protein: MLTAHRIALDPNNRQATWLARAAGTARFAWNWALDQWQQQYAAWKADNRRPRPSEAALRRQLNAIKREQFPWMLKVTKCAPQMAIIQLGQAFENFFDGRARYPKFRRKGVDDRFTITNDQVNVRGLRIRIPKLGWVRMREPLRFSGKVMSATVSRTADRWFVSITVDTDDPPRRPAENQGVVGVDVGVTALATLSTGETIAGPKPHTALLRRLRRLSRSLSRKQKGSRNRVRARRKLARLHARIANIRQDALHKLTSELPRRFHTIVIEDLNVRGMLANRRLARSIADMGWGEFRRQLEYKAARRGGLVVAADRFFASSRTCSACGHKLEVLPMAVRRWLCPACGASHDRDVNAARNLARYAVSSTVSACGEEGSGGSRKAVVKPASTKQEVSFVPA; the protein is encoded by the coding sequence ATGTTGACGGCCCATCGGATTGCGCTTGATCCGAACAACCGGCAGGCCACCTGGCTGGCCCGCGCGGCCGGCACGGCCCGCTTTGCCTGGAACTGGGCGCTGGACCAGTGGCAACAGCAGTATGCGGCATGGAAGGCTGACAACCGCCGGCCCAGGCCGTCCGAGGCGGCCCTGCGCCGCCAACTCAACGCCATCAAGCGCGAACAGTTCCCCTGGATGCTGAAGGTCACCAAGTGTGCCCCGCAGATGGCCATCATCCAGTTGGGGCAGGCGTTCGAGAATTTCTTTGATGGTCGCGCCCGGTATCCGAAGTTTCGCAGAAAGGGCGTGGATGATCGTTTCACGATTACGAATGACCAGGTGAACGTCAGGGGCTTACGCATTCGCATTCCGAAGTTGGGCTGGGTGCGGATGCGCGAGCCGTTGCGCTTTTCCGGCAAGGTCATGTCAGCCACGGTCTCCCGCACAGCCGACCGCTGGTTTGTCAGCATCACCGTTGACACCGACGATCCGCCCAGACGCCCCGCCGAGAACCAAGGCGTGGTGGGGGTGGATGTGGGTGTGACGGCGCTGGCGACGCTCTCGACGGGAGAAACAATTGCCGGGCCCAAACCACACACTGCCCTGCTCAGGCGCCTGCGCCGGCTGTCGCGAAGTCTGTCCAGAAAGCAGAAGGGATCGCGCAACCGCGTCCGGGCCCGCCGGAAGCTGGCACGGCTGCATGCGCGGATAGCCAACATCCGGCAGGATGCCCTGCACAAGCTCACGAGCGAGCTTCCACGCCGGTTTCATACCATTGTCATTGAAGACCTGAATGTGCGCGGCATGCTGGCCAACCGGCGACTGGCCCGCTCCATTGCCGACATGGGGTGGGGTGAGTTCCGGCGGCAACTGGAGTACAAGGCGGCAAGGCGTGGCGGGCTGGTGGTGGCTGCCGACCGCTTCTTTGCGAGCAGCCGGACGTGTTCGGCTTGCGGACATAAGCTGGAGGTACTGCCAATGGCTGTACGCCGGTGGCTGTGTCCGGCTTGTGGCGCTTCGCACGACCGGGATGTGAATGCGGCGCGGAATCTTGCCCGATACGCCGTGAGTTCCACGGTGTCAGCCTGTGGAGAGGAAGGCTCTGGCGGCAGCCGCAAGGCGGTCGTGAAACCGGCCTCAACGAAGCAGGAAGTCAGCTTTGTTCCTGCTTGA
- a CDS encoding IS607 family transposase gives MSRRMVSIHKAAGFLGVSAQTLRRWEREGWLLPDERTPGGHRRYDLTRLCPASFRGRETARRTIADARVSSHDQKDELERQKQVPELYCAQPGWTFGIIAGPGSGMNDHKKGLRCWLESILAGEAGRLVITHKDRLLRFGAELVFAIGEAKNVEVVMLNQGEDTTFEEDLAKDVLKISTIFSARLYGSRSHRNRKLVDGVKQDVAEAQVC, from the coding sequence ATGTCACGCCGGATGGTCAGTATCCACAAAGCGGCCGGGTTCCTGGGTGTTTCAGCTCAGACCCTGCGCCGCTGGGAACGCGAGGGGTGGCTTTTGCCCGACGAACGCACGCCGGGTGGGCACCGGCGGTATGACCTGACCCGGCTGTGTCCCGCGTCGTTCCGCGGCCGGGAAACGGCGCGGCGCACCATCGCTGACGCCCGTGTTTCCAGTCATGACCAGAAAGACGAGCTGGAGCGGCAAAAGCAGGTTCCTGAACTGTACTGCGCCCAACCGGGCTGGACGTTCGGGATCATTGCCGGCCCTGGTTCCGGCATGAACGACCACAAGAAAGGACTGAGGTGTTGGCTGGAGTCCATCCTGGCCGGAGAAGCCGGGCGGCTGGTCATCACGCACAAGGACCGGCTGCTCCGTTTCGGTGCCGAACTGGTGTTTGCCATTGGCGAGGCCAAAAACGTTGAAGTGGTGATGCTCAACCAGGGCGAGGACACGACGTTTGAGGAAGACCTGGCGAAAGACGTGCTGAAGATCAGCACCATCTTCAGTGCCCGGCTTTATGGCAGCCGGTCACACCGGAACCGGAAACTTGTTGACGGCGTGAAGCAGGACGTCGCCGAGGCACAGGTATGTTGA
- a CDS encoding UbiX family flavin prenyltransferase — protein sequence MKHLTVAITGASGAIYAQRLLHYLDASPDVARISLVISALGVTVIREELELPVTGTRQSDAELLLGRPTTKITLLPARDVGATIASGSHPCDGMAVVPCSMGSLGYIASGIARDLVHRAADVMLKERRRLVLVPRETPFNAIHLENMLRVERAGALILPACPSFYHRPQSILELVDHLVFRILAHLDVPHPTETTWQGRRTPTGEATSGQM from the coding sequence GTGAAACACCTGACCGTTGCCATCACCGGTGCGAGCGGCGCCATCTATGCCCAGCGTCTGCTGCACTATCTCGATGCCAGCCCCGATGTGGCCCGCATCAGCCTGGTCATCAGTGCGCTGGGCGTGACGGTCATCCGGGAAGAACTTGAACTGCCTGTCACCGGCACCCGGCAAAGTGATGCCGAGTTGCTGCTGGGCCGGCCGACGACCAAGATCACCCTTTTGCCCGCCAGGGATGTCGGCGCGACGATTGCCAGCGGCTCCCACCCGTGCGACGGCATGGCCGTTGTGCCGTGCAGCATGGGCAGCCTGGGCTACATTGCCTCCGGCATTGCCCGCGACCTGGTTCACCGCGCCGCAGACGTGATGCTCAAGGAACGCCGGCGGCTGGTGCTGGTGCCCCGCGAAACGCCCTTCAATGCCATCCACCTGGAAAACATGCTGCGCGTCGAGCGGGCCGGAGCGTTGATCCTGCCGGCCTGTCCGAGCTTCTACCACCGCCCGCAATCCATTCTGGAGCTGGTTGACCATCTCGTTTTTCGTATTCTGGCCCACCTTGACGTGCCACATCCGACCGAAACCACCTGGCAGGGACGGCGGACACCCACCGGGGAAGCCACTTCAGGCCAGATGTAG
- a CDS encoding YtxH domain-containing protein has protein sequence MSESSNKITYFLAGASIGALVALLFAPKSGRELRSDISDATRRGIDYTTESAKSLGEKASHLYTSGREKTSELYSLGKEKASHLLESGKGLLDEQRDRVAAAIEAGKQAYRDKKAEVLALNPKETTDSEPAL, from the coding sequence ATGTCTGAAAGCTCGAACAAAATCACCTACTTTCTTGCCGGTGCCAGCATCGGCGCGCTGGTGGCCCTGCTCTTTGCTCCCAAGTCGGGACGCGAGCTGCGCAGCGACATCAGCGATGCCACCCGGCGCGGCATTGACTACACGACGGAAAGCGCCAAGTCGCTGGGTGAGAAGGCCTCGCATCTCTACACCAGCGGGCGGGAAAAAACGTCGGAGCTGTACAGCCTGGGCAAGGAAAAAGCTTCCCATCTGCTGGAATCCGGGAAGGGCCTGCTCGACGAACAGCGTGACCGGGTGGCAGCCGCTATCGAAGCCGGCAAGCAGGCGTACCGGGACAAGAAAGCCGAGGTGCTGGCTCTGAACCCGAAAGAAACGACCGATAGCGAACCGGCCCTGTAG
- the truB gene encoding tRNA pseudouridine(55) synthase TruB, which translates to MSQTLSGGLLVSKPPNVTSHDVVALVRRFIGIKRVGHTGTLDPFATGLLVLCVGPATRLSRFLTDTSKSYRAVLRFGFATDTQDLTGKPLTPPRSTKDLTEDRLREVAQGFLGRQMQTPPMYSAKKIDGVALYQLARAGKVVVRAATPIEVFRFDFIPDAEGRILRPDEHGNLIVECDVTCSSGTYIRTLAHDIGERIGCGAHLVTLHRTAVDGFTIEEALTLEDLQRCVITGNWTDRLLSPLDLLRGWPRVTLDARQARHFIQGQALALSPDDIIGGDPRQRPFPVTPEVGLAVTDDTGQFLGVGRYDTAAGRIRPQTVLLPVT; encoded by the coding sequence ATGTCCCAAACACTTTCCGGTGGTTTGCTGGTCAGCAAGCCACCCAATGTCACCTCACATGACGTGGTGGCCCTGGTTCGGCGGTTCATCGGTATCAAGCGCGTCGGGCACACCGGCACACTCGATCCATTCGCCACGGGCCTGCTGGTGCTGTGCGTCGGCCCGGCCACCCGCCTTTCACGTTTTCTGACCGATACTTCCAAGAGTTACCGGGCCGTTCTGCGCTTTGGTTTCGCCACCGACACACAGGACCTGACCGGCAAGCCCCTGACGCCGCCCCGTTCCACCAAAGACCTGACCGAAGACCGGTTGCGCGAAGTAGCGCAAGGTTTTCTGGGCCGGCAGATGCAGACGCCGCCCATGTACTCAGCCAAGAAGATTGACGGCGTGGCGCTGTATCAGTTGGCGCGGGCCGGCAAGGTCGTGGTGCGGGCGGCAACGCCCATTGAAGTGTTCCGCTTTGATTTCATCCCGGACGCGGAAGGCCGCATCCTCCGGCCGGACGAGCACGGCAACCTGATCGTCGAATGCGATGTCACCTGCTCATCAGGTACGTACATCCGCACGCTGGCCCATGACATCGGCGAGCGCATTGGCTGTGGGGCGCATCTCGTGACATTGCACCGCACAGCCGTGGATGGCTTCACGATTGAGGAAGCCCTGACACTCGAAGACCTGCAACGGTGTGTCATTACCGGCAACTGGACGGACCGGCTGCTGTCGCCCCTTGACCTGCTGCGTGGCTGGCCGCGTGTCACGCTGGATGCCCGGCAGGCACGGCATTTCATCCAGGGGCAGGCCCTTGCCCTTTCACCGGATGACATCATCGGTGGCGATCCCCGGCAGCGTCCCTTCCCGGTCACACCGGAAGTCGGGCTGGCTGTCACCGATGACACGGGTCAGTTCCTTGGCGTTGGACGCTACGATACGGCGGCCGGGCGGATTCGCCCCCAGACAGTGCTGCTGCCCGTGACCTGA
- a CDS encoding NAD(P)/FAD-dependent oxidoreductase, producing the protein MSTYDLIIIGAGPAGLTAAYAARQSRLDCLVLERAAIAQTIAEYPIGRPLFSTPNEIELIPGTLQPKFGPKPTREEVLAYYTRLATRELSLPIHTYEPVQAILPTGTGFQVISTKAVYGARQVIVATGGFGHPLRLGVRGETPARVSYRFVEAFPYAGKRILVVGGGNSAAEAALDLCHAGVQVDWSLRRPTLDPHPDDTDQVGIKPWVRAPLMECVAQGELTIHYATTCIEVLPNAARLQHADGTVDEVPCDHIFALLGAKPEVSLLAAAGVTIAADGRPVYDPETNETNVPGLYVVGHLTRELHMKNATVVPRRVVEGIAQKLTRAGSATG; encoded by the coding sequence ATGTCAACGTATGACCTCATCATCATCGGCGCCGGACCGGCGGGACTGACCGCTGCTTATGCAGCCCGCCAGTCCCGGCTTGACTGTCTTGTGCTGGAGCGTGCCGCCATCGCGCAGACCATTGCCGAATATCCGATTGGACGGCCGCTTTTTTCGACGCCGAATGAGATTGAACTCATTCCGGGAACGCTGCAACCCAAGTTTGGCCCCAAGCCCACCCGCGAGGAAGTGCTGGCGTATTACACCCGGCTGGCCACCCGCGAACTCAGCCTGCCGATTCATACCTACGAACCGGTGCAGGCCATTCTCCCGACCGGAACGGGATTTCAGGTGATCTCCACCAAGGCGGTGTATGGGGCGCGCCAGGTCATCGTCGCCACCGGTGGTTTTGGTCATCCCCTCCGGTTGGGGGTGCGAGGGGAAACACCAGCGCGTGTTTCCTATCGCTTCGTGGAGGCTTTCCCCTACGCCGGAAAGCGGATTCTGGTGGTGGGTGGGGGCAACTCGGCGGCGGAAGCCGCGCTGGATTTGTGCCACGCCGGTGTCCAGGTGGACTGGTCACTGCGGCGTCCCACGCTTGACCCGCATCCTGACGATACGGACCAGGTTGGTATCAAGCCATGGGTACGCGCGCCCCTGATGGAATGTGTCGCCCAGGGCGAGTTGACCATCCACTATGCGACGACCTGCATCGAGGTTTTACCCAATGCGGCGCGGTTGCAACACGCTGACGGCACAGTGGACGAAGTTCCGTGTGACCATATTTTTGCCCTGCTGGGAGCGAAACCGGAGGTGTCGTTGCTGGCAGCCGCCGGCGTGACGATTGCCGCCGACGGGCGTCCGGTCTATGACCCCGAAACGAATGAAACCAATGTGCCGGGACTGTATGTGGTCGGTCATCTGACCCGTGAACTCCACATGAAGAACGCGACCGTCGTTCCGCGCCGCGTCGTGGAGGGCATTGCCCAGAAGCTCACTCGTGCAGGCTCGGCAACTGGCTGA
- a CDS encoding M20/M25/M40 family metallo-hydrolase, which produces MKTASRSVFRFFFVMLLVLGLAAPPLARHIEVFPADAAVEANLRRHIGYLASEALEGRLPGTPGAEKAAQYIITQFQLAGLQPLGSRGYRQPFSFVASVRMGRNNHLTATLADTRLAAKPEVDFRPLAFTANGAVEGEPVLAGYGISAAKEAQYDDYATLDVKDRLVIVLPYSPAGSNPHTKFGAFLSLRYKATTARNKGAKGLLVIAEDDDFQRSQVARLRYDDAFGDAGFPCAVVSRAWATKLLGRPVADIERQIATTGQPETQLLSDRRLRLQTEVIKERKTADNVIGWLEGRDPALRNEVVVIGAHYDHLGLGGPNSLAPREGEVHPGADDNASGTAGLLELARSFAAARNRPRRSLLFIAFSAEEKGLLGSAYFVDHPTTRDKRLVAMLNMDMIGRLRDNRLTVQGVGTSSVWRPLLAEASTRHGLELSLGESGFGPSDHASFYKRNIPVLFFLTGSHPDYHRPSDTPDKINYAGERQVLALIGDVIQSTVNLPTPPDFVAPKAGDPAERARGGFRVSLGTIPDYAAEISGVKLAGVREGSPAAAAGLQAGDVIVGLAGRDIKSVYDYTYVLQELEPDREVDIVVERNGQRLTFKLTPTRR; this is translated from the coding sequence ATGAAAACCGCGTCCCGTTCCGTTTTTCGTTTCTTCTTCGTCATGCTGCTGGTGCTCGGTCTGGCGGCACCGCCGCTGGCACGCCACATCGAAGTTTTTCCCGCCGATGCTGCCGTTGAAGCCAACCTGCGCCGGCACATCGGCTACCTTGCCTCTGAGGCGCTGGAAGGACGCCTCCCCGGTACGCCGGGCGCGGAAAAAGCAGCACAGTACATTATCACTCAGTTTCAGCTTGCCGGGCTACAGCCGCTTGGCAGTCGGGGGTATCGGCAGCCCTTCAGCTTTGTGGCGAGCGTTCGCATGGGACGGAACAACCATCTGACAGCCACCCTGGCCGACACCCGTCTGGCAGCCAAACCGGAGGTGGATTTCCGCCCGCTGGCCTTTACGGCCAACGGTGCCGTCGAGGGCGAACCAGTGCTGGCAGGCTACGGCATTTCGGCCGCCAAAGAGGCGCAGTACGACGACTATGCCACGCTGGACGTGAAAGACCGACTTGTGATCGTCCTCCCCTACAGTCCGGCCGGCTCCAATCCCCACACGAAGTTCGGGGCGTTTTTGTCGCTGCGTTACAAGGCGACCACGGCGCGCAACAAAGGGGCCAAAGGGTTGCTCGTCATCGCCGAAGATGACGATTTCCAACGCTCGCAAGTCGCCCGTCTGCGCTATGACGACGCCTTCGGAGACGCCGGCTTTCCCTGCGCCGTGGTGAGCCGCGCCTGGGCAACGAAGCTGCTCGGCCGTCCCGTGGCGGACATCGAACGCCAGATTGCCACGACGGGCCAGCCGGAAACGCAGCTTCTTTCCGACCGGCGGCTGCGCCTTCAGACGGAAGTCATCAAGGAACGGAAGACAGCCGACAACGTCATTGGCTGGCTGGAAGGCCGCGACCCTGCGCTGCGCAACGAAGTCGTCGTCATCGGCGCGCACTACGACCACCTGGGACTCGGCGGCCCCAACTCGCTGGCGCCACGCGAAGGTGAGGTGCATCCGGGGGCGGATGACAACGCTTCAGGCACGGCCGGACTGCTCGAACTCGCCAGAAGTTTTGCCGCCGCACGCAACCGACCCCGGCGCAGCCTGCTGTTCATTGCTTTTTCAGCCGAAGAAAAGGGACTGCTCGGCTCGGCCTACTTCGTGGACCATCCCACCACCCGCGACAAACGCCTGGTCGCCATGCTCAACATGGACATGATCGGACGGTTGCGCGACAACCGGCTGACGGTGCAGGGCGTCGGCACATCGTCGGTCTGGCGGCCGTTGCTGGCCGAGGCCAGCACGCGCCACGGGCTGGAGCTTTCCCTCGGCGAAAGCGGCTTCGGCCCCAGTGACCACGCCTCGTTTTACAAGCGCAACATCCCCGTGCTGTTTTTCCTTACCGGCAGCCACCCGGACTATCACCGTCCTTCGGATACGCCTGACAAAATCAACTACGCCGGTGAGCGGCAGGTTCTGGCGCTGATCGGGGATGTCATTCAGTCCACGGTCAACCTGCCCACGCCGCCGGATTTCGTCGCACCCAAGGCAGGCGATCCAGCAGAACGTGCCCGTGGCGGATTTCGGGTTTCACTGGGGACGATTCCTGACTACGCCGCCGAAATCAGCGGCGTCAAACTCGCCGGCGTCCGTGAGGGCAGCCCGGCTGCGGCGGCCGGACTGCAAGCCGGCGATGTCATCGTGGGGCTGGCCGGACGCGACATCAAAAGCGTGTACGATTACACTTATGTCCTTCAGGAACTCGAACCCGACCGGGAAGTGGACATCGTCGTCGAGCGCAACGGGCAGCGGTTGACCTTCAAACTCACCCCGACGCGGCGGTGA
- a CDS encoding 2Fe-2S iron-sulfur cluster binding domain-containing protein, translating into MFATPPAEIFEPYERLIPIEVLGRVVHVPENNVILRGFQFLDMEGISYGDFCWNGDCTNCQIRYFRPGEDRERPALSCRIRVREGMRIVGLSPHIRLRCLSGSEPPSNLTAASG; encoded by the coding sequence ATGTTTGCCACACCACCCGCAGAAATCTTCGAGCCTTACGAGCGGCTCATTCCGATTGAAGTGCTGGGGCGGGTGGTGCACGTCCCGGAAAACAACGTCATCCTGCGCGGCTTCCAGTTTCTCGACATGGAAGGCATTTCGTACGGTGATTTCTGCTGGAACGGTGACTGCACAAACTGCCAGATTCGGTACTTCCGCCCCGGCGAAGACCGCGAGCGTCCGGCACTTTCATGTCGCATTCGGGTCCGTGAAGGGATGCGCATCGTCGGCCTGAGTCCGCATATCCGCCTGCGTTGCCTGAGCGGCAGCGAGCCGCCATCAAACCTCACCGCCGCGTCGGGGTGA
- the folK gene encoding 2-amino-4-hydroxy-6-hydroxymethyldihydropteridine diphosphokinase, with translation MAYHTFYLGLGSNLGDRVALLTRAIQRLTTGASQWRCANWYATAPVDYLEQPWFLNTVLELTVDLTPEAMLAQGLGLEAEAGRVRTVPKGARPLDVDILLCQTTDGVFLVSADSALTLPHPRLHQRRFVLTPLCDLIPDAQHPQLHQSFAHLLDACPDRSPVEIFAQNGFSFGGDARPEV, from the coding sequence GTGGCATATCACACGTTCTATCTCGGACTCGGCAGTAACCTTGGCGACCGCGTGGCTTTGCTGACCCGTGCCATCCAACGTCTGACCACCGGCGCGAGCCAGTGGCGGTGCGCCAACTGGTATGCCACGGCTCCGGTGGACTACCTGGAGCAGCCCTGGTTTCTCAATACCGTGCTCGAACTGACGGTTGACCTGACGCCGGAAGCCATGCTGGCGCAGGGCCTTGGGCTAGAAGCCGAAGCCGGGCGGGTTCGTACCGTCCCGAAGGGCGCGCGGCCGCTCGATGTGGACATCCTGCTCTGCCAGACCACAGACGGTGTGTTCCTGGTTTCCGCAGATTCCGCCCTGACGCTGCCGCATCCCCGGCTGCATCAGCGGCGGTTCGTTCTGACGCCGCTGTGTGATCTCATCCCGGACGCGCAGCATCCACAGCTTCACCAGAGTTTTGCCCACCTGCTGGACGCCTGCCCTGACCGTAGCCCCGTCGAAATCTTTGCGCAGAACGGATTCAGCTTCGGCGGCGACGCCCGGCCGGAGGTGTAG